From Agromyces sp. SYSU T00194, a single genomic window includes:
- a CDS encoding ABC transporter ATP-binding protein, whose translation MTTETRTDLTPPLGSSRDVAARVPEAALHDASATDGATHGRGLAAERVRFARGERLIVDGVDITVPAGSVGALVGPNGAGKSTLLHLIAGLERADAGAVRFDDRDLRALRRRERARVIALAEQEVRDEPGLRVHEVVALGRTPHLGAFQGLGEFDRALVQRCIDDAGLTHLADREYGTLSGGERQRVNLARALAQEPALLLLDEPTNHLDIRAQLTTLSLLGELARGGLTVLAALHDLGLAAAYADHVVVLHEGRVVAAGPAAETLTPALIHDVWGVRADVLAHPRTGRPLIAYLDDRD comes from the coding sequence ATGACCACCGAGACCCGCACCGACCTCACCCCTCCCCTCGGGTCGTCACGAGACGTCGCCGCCCGGGTGCCGGAAGCAGCCCTCCATGACGCCTCGGCGACCGACGGGGCGACGCACGGGCGCGGGCTCGCGGCCGAGCGGGTGCGGTTCGCCCGCGGCGAGCGCCTCATCGTCGACGGGGTCGACATCACGGTGCCGGCCGGATCGGTCGGCGCGCTCGTCGGACCCAACGGCGCCGGCAAGTCGACGCTGCTGCACCTGATCGCGGGACTCGAGCGGGCGGATGCGGGTGCCGTGCGCTTCGACGACCGCGACCTGCGGGCCCTGCGGCGTCGCGAGCGCGCGCGGGTCATCGCCCTCGCGGAGCAGGAGGTGCGCGACGAGCCCGGCCTGCGCGTGCACGAGGTCGTGGCACTCGGACGCACGCCGCACCTCGGGGCGTTCCAGGGGCTCGGCGAGTTCGACCGCGCGCTCGTGCAGCGCTGCATCGACGACGCCGGGCTCACCCACCTCGCCGACCGCGAGTACGGCACGCTCTCGGGCGGCGAGCGCCAGCGCGTCAACCTCGCCCGCGCCCTCGCGCAGGAGCCCGCGCTACTGCTGCTCGACGAGCCGACGAACCACCTCGACATCCGGGCGCAGCTCACGACCCTCTCGCTGCTCGGCGAGCTCGCCCGCGGCGGCCTCACGGTGCTGGCCGCCCTGCACGACCTCGGGCTCGCCGCGGCGTACGCCGACCACGTCGTCGTGCTGCACGAGGGCCGCGTCGTCGCCGCCGGCCCCGCGGCCGAGACCCTCACGCCCGCGCTCATCCACGACGTGTGGGGCGTGCGCGCCGACGTGCTGGCGCACCCGCGCACGGGCCGCCCCCTCATCGCCTACCTCGACGACCGCGACTGA
- a CDS encoding aquaporin, translating into MNAASARRLAAEFVGSAGLAVVVIGSGIMGASLTADTGVALLINAIATAFGLAVLILAFQTVSGAHFNPVVSLADAALGYRGWGDVARYLPAQVIGCLTGAVLANLMFALPAATWSTTDRATPAHLLAEVVATAGLVGLIFALARTGRAALAGPAVGAYIGAAYFFTSSTSFANPAITVGRMISDTFAGIAPASVLPFIGAQLVGGAIALVVVRFVFPKPLPHAR; encoded by the coding sequence GTGAACGCGGCATCCGCCCGCCGTCTCGCCGCGGAGTTCGTCGGCAGCGCCGGGCTCGCGGTCGTCGTGATCGGCTCGGGCATCATGGGCGCCTCGCTGACCGCCGACACCGGGGTGGCGCTGCTCATCAACGCCATCGCGACCGCGTTCGGCCTCGCCGTGCTGATCCTCGCGTTCCAGACCGTGAGCGGCGCGCACTTCAACCCGGTCGTCTCGCTCGCCGACGCCGCGCTCGGGTACCGCGGCTGGGGCGACGTGGCCCGCTACCTCCCGGCGCAGGTGATCGGATGCCTCACCGGCGCCGTGCTCGCGAACCTCATGTTCGCGCTGCCGGCCGCCACGTGGAGCACGACCGACCGCGCGACGCCCGCGCACCTGCTCGCCGAGGTCGTGGCGACCGCCGGGCTCGTCGGGCTGATCTTCGCGCTCGCGCGCACCGGGCGGGCGGCGCTCGCCGGGCCCGCAGTGGGCGCCTACATCGGGGCGGCGTACTTCTTCACGTCGTCGACGAGCTTCGCGAACCCGGCGATCACGGTCGGGCGCATGATCTCGGACACCTTCGCGGGCATCGCCCCGGCATCCGTGCTGCCCTTCATCGGCGCGCAACTCGTCGGCGGTGCGATCGCGCTGGTCGTGGTGCGCTTCGTCTTCCCGAAGCCGCTGCCGCACGCCCGCTGA
- a CDS encoding ArsR/SmtB family transcription factor: protein MLDAPDGAPVVAAPAAAAACCAPIAAEPLDLDQAQDLAHALKALADPTRLRLMSIVAAAEGGEACACDLTEPVGLSQSTVSHHLKVLTDAGFLTRTQRGTWAYFSLVPGALAGLASVLGDA from the coding sequence ATCCTCGACGCCCCCGACGGCGCCCCGGTCGTCGCCGCTCCGGCAGCCGCCGCCGCCTGCTGCGCGCCGATCGCCGCCGAGCCCCTCGACCTCGACCAGGCGCAGGACCTCGCGCACGCCCTCAAGGCGCTCGCCGACCCGACCCGCCTCCGGCTCATGTCGATCGTCGCGGCCGCCGAGGGCGGCGAGGCCTGCGCGTGCGACCTCACCGAACCGGTCGGCCTCAGCCAGTCCACCGTGTCGCACCACCTCAAGGTGCTCACCGACGCCGGGTTCCTCACCCGCACCCAGCGGGGCACGTGGGCCTACTTCTCGCTCGTGCCGGGCGCCCTCGCGGGGCTCGCCTCGGTGCTGGGCGACGCGTGA
- a CDS encoding FAD-dependent oxidoreductase, giving the protein MTLVDLARPAPATRATDTLPVAIIGAGPIGLAAAARLHARGIPFTVLEAGPGVGAGIRSWGHVRFFSSWSLLIDAASRALLDASGWTAPDPDRLPTGDEFLDGYLEPLAATDAIAPHVRTGVEVVAVSREGMDRTRTAGRAQAAFVLRTRDASGAVEELSARAVIDASGTVRTPNRLGSNGLDPLGADEVADRVTPPMPDVLGRERARFAGRRTLVVGSGHSAAHTLLHLLELARSAPGTSVAWAIRGERAARLTASDDDGLPARATIGARVAEAVAAGSIELLDRFEIVRLGASDGSVRVTGSRGGELESHEFDLVVNATGFRPDLEMLREIRLDLDEVVEAPRRLAPMIDPNVHSCGTVEPHGVAELEHPEPGFFLAGMKSYGRAPTFLAATGYEQVRSITAWLAGDAAGAASVDLVLPATGACSTDGTAGGCC; this is encoded by the coding sequence ATGACCCTCGTCGACCTCGCACGCCCCGCACCGGCGACGCGCGCGACCGACACCCTGCCGGTCGCGATCATCGGCGCCGGTCCGATCGGACTCGCCGCGGCGGCGCGGCTGCACGCCCGGGGCATCCCCTTCACCGTGCTCGAGGCGGGGCCGGGCGTCGGCGCCGGCATCCGCTCGTGGGGGCATGTGCGGTTCTTCTCGTCGTGGTCGCTGCTCATCGACGCCGCTTCGCGGGCGCTGCTCGACGCCTCGGGGTGGACCGCACCCGACCCCGACCGACTCCCGACCGGTGACGAGTTCCTGGACGGCTATCTCGAGCCGCTCGCCGCAACCGACGCCATCGCGCCGCACGTGCGCACCGGAGTCGAGGTCGTCGCGGTGAGCCGCGAGGGCATGGACCGCACCCGCACCGCCGGTCGTGCGCAGGCGGCGTTCGTGCTGCGCACGCGCGACGCCTCGGGCGCTGTGGAGGAACTGAGCGCCCGCGCGGTCATCGACGCCTCCGGCACCGTCCGCACGCCGAACCGGCTCGGGTCGAACGGGCTCGACCCGCTCGGCGCCGACGAGGTGGCCGACCGCGTCACCCCGCCGATGCCCGACGTGCTGGGCCGCGAGCGCGCCCGCTTCGCCGGCCGGCGCACGCTGGTCGTCGGCTCGGGCCACTCGGCCGCGCACACCCTGCTGCACCTGCTCGAGCTCGCGCGCTCGGCGCCGGGCACCTCGGTCGCCTGGGCGATCCGCGGCGAGCGCGCCGCCCGGCTGACCGCATCCGACGACGACGGCCTGCCCGCACGGGCGACGATCGGCGCGCGCGTCGCCGAGGCCGTGGCGGCCGGCTCGATCGAGCTGCTCGACCGCTTCGAGATCGTGCGCCTCGGGGCATCCGACGGCTCGGTCCGCGTCACCGGCAGCCGTGGCGGCGAGCTCGAGTCGCACGAGTTCGACCTGGTCGTGAACGCGACCGGGTTCCGTCCCGACCTCGAGATGCTCCGCGAGATCCGCCTCGACCTCGACGAGGTCGTCGAGGCGCCCCGCCGGCTCGCCCCGATGATCGACCCGAACGTGCACAGCTGCGGCACGGTCGAACCGCACGGCGTCGCCGAGCTCGAGCACCCCGAGCCCGGCTTCTTCCTCGCCGGCATGAAGAGCTACGGCCGCGCGCCGACCTTCCTCGCCGCGACCGGCTACGAGCAGGTGCGCTCGATCACCGCGTGGCTCGCGGGCGATGCCGCCGGGGCCGCATCGGTCGACCTCGTGCTGCCGGCGACGGGCGCGTGCTCGACCGACGGCACGGCGGGCGGATGCTGCTGA
- a CDS encoding uridine kinase, whose product MTELSAQRRRVLDALADEFLLLTPTGRRMIGVDGADGAGKSHFAHDLAEVLRERGVEVVEASHDDFARPRDERWARGRHSAWGCYHDTYDDGAFRRELIEPFRVRATDASPQPPFRTRVFDVATDLPVDEPARTAGPEAVLVVDGVFLHRPELRGLWHFSVWLDVDPDERTRRLAARDGLSTDPADPLAERYAGAQQLYADDAHPNIAATAIVDNTDPDAPARRFADYCVAPPRAR is encoded by the coding sequence GTGACCGAGCTCTCCGCGCAGCGCCGGCGGGTGCTCGACGCCCTCGCCGACGAGTTCCTCCTGCTCACGCCCACGGGCCGACGCATGATCGGCGTCGACGGCGCCGACGGCGCGGGCAAGTCGCACTTCGCGCACGACCTCGCGGAGGTGCTGCGCGAACGCGGCGTCGAGGTGGTCGAGGCGTCGCACGACGACTTCGCCCGCCCGCGCGACGAGCGCTGGGCGCGCGGGCGGCACTCCGCCTGGGGCTGCTACCACGACACCTACGACGACGGGGCGTTCCGGCGCGAGCTGATCGAGCCGTTCCGGGTGCGGGCGACGGATGCCTCGCCGCAGCCGCCGTTCCGCACCCGCGTGTTCGACGTGGCGACCGACCTGCCCGTGGACGAGCCCGCGCGCACGGCCGGCCCCGAGGCGGTGCTCGTCGTGGACGGCGTGTTCCTGCACCGCCCCGAGCTGCGGGGCCTCTGGCACTTCTCGGTGTGGCTCGACGTCGACCCCGACGAGCGCACCCGGCGGCTCGCCGCGCGCGACGGGCTCTCGACCGACCCGGCCGATCCCCTCGCCGAGCGCTACGCCGGCGCGCAGCAGCTCTACGCCGACGACGCGCACCCCAACATCGCTGCGACCGCGATCGTCGACAACACCGACCCGGATGCCCCGGCGCGTCGCTTCGCCGACTACTGCGTCGCCCCGCCCCGCGCCCGCTGA
- a CDS encoding ABC transporter permease, protein MRAEDEPGREASVRFTGPDEPERREERVGKSFVAGASVVGDAIVHAGAARPARGPGVALFGSELRTMFRRWRTWAMLGALALIPILIAVAVRLTSGEGGGPPFLDQVTQNGVFVGVTALVVATPLFLPLTIAVVSGDTIAGEASHGTLRYLLLAPAGRVRLLVVKYAGAAVFCLAAALTVVVAGVGIGGVLFPIGPVTLLSGDTVSLGDGLLRFLAIAGYVTVSMLGLSAIGLFLSTMTRVPVGAMATAAILAVTAQILDALPQLEWLHPWLFTHYWLDFADLMRQPPFWDTFAANALLQAGYIAVFGAFALGRIRTADILS, encoded by the coding sequence TTGCGCGCTGAGGACGAGCCCGGCCGCGAGGCATCCGTGCGGTTCACCGGCCCGGATGAGCCGGAGCGTCGCGAGGAACGCGTCGGGAAGTCGTTCGTCGCCGGGGCGTCCGTCGTCGGCGATGCGATCGTGCACGCGGGCGCCGCGCGGCCGGCCCGCGGCCCGGGGGTCGCGCTGTTCGGCTCGGAGCTGCGCACGATGTTCCGGCGCTGGCGCACCTGGGCGATGCTCGGGGCGCTCGCGCTCATCCCGATCCTGATCGCGGTGGCCGTGCGGTTGACCTCGGGCGAGGGCGGCGGGCCGCCGTTCCTCGACCAGGTCACGCAGAACGGCGTGTTCGTCGGCGTGACCGCGCTGGTCGTGGCGACCCCGCTGTTCCTGCCGCTCACCATCGCCGTGGTCTCGGGCGACACGATCGCGGGCGAGGCGAGCCACGGCACGCTGCGCTACCTGCTGCTCGCCCCGGCGGGGCGGGTGCGCCTGCTCGTCGTGAAGTACGCGGGCGCTGCGGTGTTCTGCCTCGCGGCGGCGCTGACGGTGGTGGTCGCGGGCGTCGGCATCGGGGGGGTGCTGTTCCCGATCGGGCCCGTGACCCTGCTGTCGGGCGACACCGTGAGCCTCGGCGACGGGCTGCTGCGCTTCCTCGCGATCGCGGGCTACGTGACCGTGTCGATGCTGGGCCTGTCGGCGATCGGGCTGTTCCTGTCGACCATGACCCGGGTGCCGGTCGGCGCGATGGCGACGGCCGCGATCCTCGCGGTGACCGCGCAGATCCTCGACGCGCTGCCGCAGCTCGAGTGGCTGCACCCGTGGCTGTTCACGCACTACTGGCTCGACTTCGCCGACCTCATGCGGCAGCCGCCGTTCTGGGACACCTTCGCCGCGAACGCGCTGCTGCAGGCCGGCTACATCGCCGTCTTCGGCGCGTTCGCCCTGGGTCGCATCCGCACCGCCGACATCCTCTCCTGA
- a CDS encoding ABC transporter ATP-binding protein produces the protein MDDLAIETGGLTKRFRRQVAVDGIDLAVPRGAVYGFLGPNGSGKTTTIRMLLGLASATAGGMRVLGEDMPSATASVLPRVGALVEGPAFAPFLSGAANLERLDAADRSAPGATRRARVASALDRVGLAHAARKKAHAYSLGMKQRLGLAGALLMPRELLVLDEPTNGLDPQGTREVRALIRSFAEDGTTVFVSSHLLAEVEQLCTHVGVMSAGRLVAQGSLDAFRDGGAVTVHLRTPDAGAAMRVLDRLGLEPVTDAAEPAVHADGTEVVATLPAAVRAEEVVAALVADGVRVRGFAVRHASLEERFVALTGEGFEVAR, from the coding sequence GTGGACGACCTCGCGATCGAGACGGGCGGTCTCACGAAGCGCTTCCGCCGCCAGGTCGCCGTCGACGGGATCGACCTCGCCGTGCCGCGCGGCGCCGTGTACGGCTTCCTCGGGCCGAACGGGTCGGGCAAGACCACGACGATCCGGATGCTGCTGGGCCTCGCCTCCGCGACCGCCGGCGGCATGCGCGTACTCGGCGAGGACATGCCGAGCGCGACCGCGAGCGTGCTGCCGCGCGTGGGGGCGCTCGTGGAGGGGCCGGCGTTCGCGCCGTTCCTGTCGGGTGCGGCGAACCTCGAGCGCCTCGACGCGGCCGATCGCTCTGCGCCGGGTGCGACGCGTCGCGCCCGCGTGGCATCCGCCCTCGATCGCGTCGGACTCGCGCACGCCGCACGCAAGAAGGCGCACGCCTACTCGCTCGGCATGAAGCAGCGCCTCGGCCTGGCCGGCGCCCTGCTCATGCCGCGCGAGCTGCTCGTGCTCGACGAGCCGACCAACGGACTCGACCCGCAGGGCACGCGCGAGGTGCGCGCGCTGATCCGCTCGTTCGCGGAGGACGGCACGACCGTGTTCGTGTCGAGCCACCTGCTCGCCGAGGTCGAGCAGCTGTGCACGCACGTCGGCGTGATGAGCGCCGGGCGCCTGGTCGCGCAGGGGTCGCTCGACGCGTTCCGCGACGGGGGTGCGGTGACGGTGCACCTGCGCACGCCCGACGCCGGTGCGGCGATGCGGGTGCTCGACCGGCTGGGGCTCGAGCCGGTGACGGATGCCGCTGAGCCCGCGGTGCACGCCGACGGCACCGAGGTCGTGGCGACGCTGCCGGCCGCGGTGCGCGCGGAGGAAGTCGTCGCGGCGCTCGTCGCCGACGGGGTGCGCGTGCGCGGCTTCGCGGTGCGGCACGCGAGCCTCGAGGAGCGGTTCGTCGCACTGACCGGGGAGGGGTTCGAGGTTGCGCGCTGA
- a CDS encoding LolA family protein, translated as MRPNDAGSRRKRRLIAWTPAVAVPAVIAAGVLLAPVSANAAIDLPDLEPSELLELVRSSNVRAFSGTVEQAADLGLPDLSGLTGGMRGSDEGDPPGTDGTGPGLDDLLEFASGSHTMRVFADGDLARLQVLDGFGERDVIAGPDEVWFYDSRAEAATHVTPPSEEETARLEAWKDAQSEAWAAEHADGFEASADLPTPDELADEVLAELDASDEVSVGDDGRVAGRDAYELVVTPADADTTIGRIAIAVDAEHGMPLAVEVVARGASDPAFRVAFSAISFDAPDASLFEFTPPAGTTVTEHPIEVPSDEELQAMADGHDAASVPGERTGDGPTVIGEGWSSVVVIDPAELAVDAPEADAPDGDVPDAEAPDGTGSLGSQLELLATPVDGGLLFQATLVNVLFADDGLVYAGAVTPQVLLDAAAGTR; from the coding sequence ATGCGCCCGAACGACGCCGGTTCGCGCCGGAAGCGTCGGCTGATCGCGTGGACTCCCGCGGTCGCCGTGCCCGCGGTGATCGCCGCGGGCGTGCTGCTCGCGCCGGTCTCCGCGAACGCGGCGATCGACCTGCCCGACCTCGAGCCGTCGGAGCTCCTCGAGCTGGTGCGGTCGAGTAACGTGCGCGCGTTCTCCGGCACCGTGGAGCAGGCCGCCGACCTCGGGCTCCCCGACCTCTCGGGCCTGACCGGCGGCATGCGCGGCAGCGACGAGGGCGACCCGCCCGGGACCGACGGCACCGGCCCGGGCCTCGACGACCTGCTCGAGTTCGCGAGCGGATCGCACACGATGCGCGTCTTCGCCGACGGCGACCTGGCGCGCCTGCAGGTGCTCGACGGGTTCGGCGAGCGCGACGTGATCGCCGGGCCCGACGAGGTGTGGTTCTACGACTCCCGGGCCGAGGCGGCGACGCATGTCACCCCGCCGTCCGAGGAGGAAACGGCGCGCCTCGAGGCGTGGAAGGACGCGCAGTCCGAGGCGTGGGCGGCCGAGCACGCCGACGGGTTCGAGGCATCCGCCGACCTGCCCACCCCCGACGAGCTCGCGGACGAGGTGCTCGCCGAGCTCGATGCCTCCGACGAGGTGTCGGTGGGCGACGACGGCCGCGTGGCCGGCCGCGACGCGTACGAGCTCGTCGTGACCCCGGCCGACGCCGACACCACGATCGGCCGCATCGCGATCGCCGTCGACGCCGAGCACGGCATGCCGTTGGCCGTCGAGGTCGTCGCCCGCGGGGCATCCGACCCCGCGTTCCGCGTCGCGTTCAGTGCGATCTCGTTCGACGCCCCCGACGCGTCCCTGTTCGAGTTCACGCCGCCGGCCGGCACGACCGTCACGGAGCATCCGATCGAGGTGCCGAGCGACGAGGAGCTCCAGGCGATGGCCGACGGTCACGACGCGGCGTCGGTGCCCGGCGAGCGCACCGGCGACGGACCCACCGTCATCGGCGAGGGCTGGTCGTCGGTCGTCGTGATCGACCCGGCGGAGCTGGCGGTGGATGCCCCCGAAGCGGATGCCCCCGACGGCGACGTCCCGGACGCGGAGGCGCCCGACGGCACGGGGTCGCTCGGGTCGCAACTCGAGCTGCTCGCCACCCCGGTCGACGGCGGGCTGCTGTTCCAGGCGACGCTCGTGAACGTGCTGTTCGCCGACGACGGGCTCGTCTACGCGGGCGCGGTCACCCCGCAGGTCCTGCTCGACGCCGCAGCCGGAACCCGCTGA
- the fgd gene encoding glucose-6-phosphate dehydrogenase (coenzyme-F420): MTLTLGYKASAEQFGPRELVEIAVAAEGHGFESVAVSDHFQPWRHTGGHAPFSLAWMAAVAERTSTIRIGTSVMTPTFRYNPAVIAQAFATMGCLAPGRIFLGVGTGEALNEVATGFRGAGEQDWPEFRERFARLRESVRLMRALWKGDRVSFEGEYYSTHDASIYDVPEGGIPVYIAAGGPTVAKYAGRAGDGFICTSGKGEELYTEKLIPAVKEGADAGGRSFDDIDRMIEIKLSYEETEEAALENTRFWSPLSLSPEQKHDITDPVEMERAADALPIEQIAKRWIVGTDPDRVVDQIWQYVDWGMNHLVFHAPGHDQARFMQLFERDLAPRLRARAA, encoded by the coding sequence GTGACACTCACCCTCGGATACAAGGCCTCCGCCGAGCAGTTCGGCCCGCGCGAGCTCGTCGAGATCGCCGTCGCCGCGGAGGGCCACGGCTTCGAGTCGGTCGCCGTGAGCGACCACTTCCAGCCGTGGCGCCACACGGGCGGGCACGCGCCGTTCTCGCTCGCGTGGATGGCCGCCGTCGCCGAACGCACGTCGACGATCCGCATCGGCACGAGCGTGATGACGCCGACCTTCCGCTACAACCCCGCCGTGATCGCCCAGGCGTTCGCGACCATGGGCTGCCTCGCACCCGGGCGCATCTTCCTCGGCGTCGGCACCGGCGAGGCGCTGAACGAGGTCGCCACCGGGTTCCGCGGCGCGGGCGAGCAGGACTGGCCCGAGTTCCGCGAGCGGTTCGCGCGCCTCCGCGAGTCGGTGCGGCTCATGCGCGCGCTCTGGAAGGGCGACCGCGTCTCGTTCGAGGGCGAGTACTACTCGACCCACGACGCGTCGATCTACGACGTGCCCGAGGGCGGCATCCCCGTCTACATCGCCGCCGGCGGGCCGACCGTCGCGAAGTACGCCGGTCGCGCGGGCGACGGCTTCATCTGCACCTCCGGCAAGGGCGAGGAGCTCTACACCGAGAAGCTCATCCCCGCGGTGAAGGAGGGGGCGGATGCCGGTGGCCGGTCGTTCGACGACATCGACCGCATGATCGAGATCAAGCTCTCGTACGAGGAGACCGAGGAGGCCGCGCTCGAGAACACGCGGTTCTGGTCGCCGCTGTCGCTGTCGCCCGAGCAGAAGCACGACATCACCGATCCGGTCGAGATGGAGCGCGCCGCCGACGCGCTGCCGATCGAGCAGATCGCGAAGCGCTGGATCGTCGGCACCGACCCCGACCGGGTCGTCGACCAGATCTGGCAGTACGTCGACTGGGGCATGAACCACCTCGTCTTCCACGCCCCCGGCCACGACCAGGCGCGCTTCATGCAGCTCTTCGAGCGCGACCTCGCCCCGCGCCTGCGCGCCCGCGCCGCCTGA
- the cofC gene encoding 2-phospho-L-lactate guanylyltransferase — MTHWTVVIPVKEPGKAKSRMGADVPPEARAALARAFALDTIAAAAATPAVDRVVVVTHAQLPIEPGPARIQLVDDGRAHGLPAAIDLGIAHARATGAGWTAVLLGDLPALRPEELDGALNAAARHPLAFVPDAEAHGTVLATAGIEEPFAPAFGGASAEAHLERGFVPLEVDPAAGLRRDVDTAEALEVALRLGVGPNTAEAVAAFTDGALPHRRTTTGKGTRT, encoded by the coding sequence ATGACGCACTGGACGGTCGTCATCCCGGTGAAGGAACCGGGGAAGGCGAAGTCACGCATGGGGGCCGACGTGCCGCCCGAGGCGCGGGCCGCGCTGGCGCGCGCGTTCGCGCTCGACACGATCGCCGCGGCCGCGGCCACGCCCGCGGTCGACCGGGTCGTCGTCGTGACGCACGCGCAACTGCCGATCGAGCCGGGGCCGGCGCGCATCCAGCTCGTCGACGACGGGCGCGCGCACGGGCTGCCCGCCGCGATCGACCTCGGCATCGCGCACGCGCGCGCCACCGGAGCGGGCTGGACGGCGGTGCTGCTCGGCGACCTGCCGGCGCTCCGCCCCGAGGAGCTCGACGGTGCGCTGAACGCCGCCGCGAGGCATCCGCTCGCCTTCGTGCCCGACGCCGAGGCGCACGGCACGGTGCTCGCGACGGCGGGCATCGAGGAGCCGTTCGCGCCGGCGTTCGGCGGCGCGTCGGCCGAGGCGCACCTCGAGCGCGGGTTCGTGCCGCTCGAGGTCGACCCGGCGGCCGGGTTGCGCCGCGACGTCGACACGGCCGAGGCGCTCGAGGTCGCACTGCGCCTCGGCGTCGGCCCGAACACCGCGGAGGCGGTCGCCGCGTTCACCGACGGCGCGCTGCCGCACCGCAGGACCACCACCGGAAAGGGAACCAGAACGTGA
- a CDS encoding coenzyme F420-0:L-glutamate ligase: MSAAMQVWALGGVPEVRPGDDLVALVADAAGDTLRDGDILVVTSKIVSKAEGRIVAAADREDAITAETVRVVATRAYPGGITRIVENRLGMVAAAAGVDASNTDDGTVLLLPVDPDASARALAAGLRERLGAEVGVIVSDTLGRPWREGQTDVAIGAAGVHVVDDLRGQTDAAGKPLMVTLPCVADELAAAGDLVKGKASGCPVAVVRGMGRLVGPIDLPGARSIVRPSERDMFRLGTEEALERGRREGYAAGVAAAANGDGGAYDDGYAAGFDEGRAEA, from the coding sequence ATGAGCGCGGCGATGCAGGTCTGGGCGCTGGGCGGCGTGCCCGAGGTGCGGCCGGGCGACGACCTGGTCGCACTGGTGGCGGATGCCGCGGGCGACACGCTCCGGGACGGCGACATCCTCGTGGTGACGTCGAAGATCGTCTCGAAGGCCGAGGGGCGCATCGTGGCCGCCGCCGATCGGGAGGACGCCATCACGGCCGAGACCGTGCGGGTCGTCGCGACCCGCGCGTACCCGGGCGGCATCACGCGCATCGTCGAGAACCGACTCGGCATGGTCGCCGCGGCGGCCGGCGTCGACGCGAGCAACACCGACGACGGCACCGTGCTGCTGCTGCCCGTCGACCCCGACGCGTCGGCGCGCGCGCTCGCCGCGGGCCTGCGCGAACGGCTCGGTGCCGAGGTGGGCGTGATCGTCAGCGACACGCTCGGCCGGCCGTGGCGCGAGGGGCAGACCGACGTCGCCATCGGCGCCGCCGGCGTGCACGTGGTCGACGACCTACGCGGGCAGACGGACGCGGCGGGCAAGCCGCTCATGGTCACCCTGCCGTGCGTCGCCGACGAGCTGGCGGCGGCCGGCGACCTGGTCAAGGGCAAGGCGAGCGGATGCCCCGTGGCGGTCGTCCGCGGCATGGGCCGCCTGGTCGGCCCGATCGATCTTCCGGGCGCGCGCTCGATCGTGCGCCCGAGCGAACGCGACATGTTCCGCCTCGGCACCGAGGAGGCGCTCGAGCGGGGCAGGCGCGAGGGGTACGCGGCGGGGGTCGCCGCGGCCGCGAACGGCGACGGGGGAGCCTACGACGATGGGTACGCCGCCGGCTTCGACGAGGGGAGGGCCGAAGCATGA